Proteins from a single region of Diaphorobacter limosus:
- the accC gene encoding acetyl-CoA carboxylase biotin carboxylase subunit has product MFKKILVANRGEIALRIQRACRELGIKAVMVYSEADRDAKYVKLADEAVCIGPAPSPLSYLNMPAIISAAEVTDAEAIHPGYGFLSENADFAERVEKSGFQFIGPTPENIRTMGDKVSAKQAMIKAGVPCVPGSDGELPEDPVQIRRIAKSIGYPVIIKAAGGGGGRGMRVVHTEAALVNAVQMTKAEAGAAFGNPAVYMEKFLQNPRHIEIQVLADKHRNAVYLGERDCSMQRRHQKVIEEAPAPGIPRKLIERIGDRCVAACKKIGYRGAGTFEFLYENGEFYFIEMNTRVQVEHPVTEWITGVDIVRTQIMVAAGEKLPFTQRQIQIQGHAIECRVNAEDPYRFIPSPGRITMWHAPGGPGVRVDSHAYTNYYVPPNYDSMIGKIIVHGDTREQALARMRTALSETVIEGINTNVDLHRELLVDAKFVAGGTNIHYLEEWLAQRKR; this is encoded by the coding sequence ATGTTCAAAAAAATCCTCGTCGCCAATCGTGGTGAGATAGCGCTTCGGATTCAGCGCGCCTGCCGCGAGCTGGGCATCAAGGCGGTGATGGTCTATTCCGAGGCCGACCGGGATGCCAAGTACGTCAAGCTGGCCGATGAGGCGGTGTGCATTGGCCCGGCGCCTTCGCCGCTGTCCTACCTGAACATGCCGGCCATCATTTCGGCGGCCGAGGTCACCGATGCCGAGGCCATCCATCCCGGCTATGGTTTTCTGTCGGAGAACGCCGACTTTGCCGAGCGGGTCGAAAAAAGCGGTTTCCAGTTCATTGGCCCGACGCCCGAGAACATCCGCACCATGGGCGACAAGGTGTCGGCCAAACAGGCCATGATCAAGGCCGGCGTACCCTGCGTGCCGGGCTCGGACGGCGAGCTGCCCGAGGATCCGGTGCAGATCCGCCGCATCGCCAAGAGCATCGGCTATCCGGTGATCATCAAGGCCGCCGGCGGCGGCGGCGGGCGCGGCATGCGCGTGGTGCACACCGAGGCGGCGCTGGTGAACGCGGTGCAGATGACCAAGGCGGAAGCGGGCGCGGCCTTTGGCAACCCGGCCGTGTACATGGAAAAGTTCCTGCAGAACCCGCGCCACATCGAGATCCAGGTGCTGGCCGACAAGCACCGTAACGCCGTCTACCTGGGCGAGCGTGACTGCTCCATGCAGCGGCGCCACCAGAAGGTCATCGAAGAGGCGCCGGCCCCGGGCATTCCGCGCAAGCTCATCGAACGCATCGGCGATCGTTGCGTCGCGGCCTGCAAGAAGATCGGCTACCGCGGCGCGGGCACCTTCGAGTTCCTGTACGAAAACGGCGAGTTCTACTTCATCGAGATGAACACCCGCGTGCAGGTCGAGCACCCGGTCACCGAGTGGATCACCGGCGTGGACATCGTGCGCACCCAGATCATGGTGGCGGCCGGCGAGAAGCTGCCCTTCACCCAGCGCCAGATCCAGATCCAGGGCCACGCCATCGAATGCCGCGTGAATGCCGAGGATCCATACCGGTTCATTCCCTCGCCGGGCCGCATCACCATGTGGCATGCACCGGGTGGCCCGGGTGTGCGCGTGGACTCGCATGCCTACACCAACTACTACGTGCCGCCGAATTACGACTCCATGATCGGCAAGATCATCGTGCATGGCGACACGCGGGAGCAGGCCCTGGCGCGCATGCGCACGGCGCTGTCCGAGACGGTGATCGAGGGCATCAACACCAATGTGGATCTGCACCGCGAGCTGCTGGTGGACGCCAAGTTCGTCGCCGGCGGCACCAACATCCACTACCTTGAGGAGTGGCTGGCGCAGCGCAAGCGCTGA
- the accB gene encoding acetyl-CoA carboxylase biotin carboxyl carrier protein: protein MDLRKLKTLIDLVSESNVSELEITEAEGKVRIVKSGTAVVQQFVAAPVQQAPVAAAAAAVAAPVAELPAPAAAAMPAGHTVKSPMVGTFYRASSPGAKPFVEVGSQVKEGETICIIEAMKILNEIEADKSGTVTRILGENGQAVEYGQPLFIIE from the coding sequence ATGGATTTGCGAAAACTCAAAACCCTCATTGATCTGGTCTCCGAGTCGAATGTTTCCGAACTCGAGATCACCGAAGCCGAGGGCAAGGTGCGTATCGTCAAGAGCGGTACGGCCGTGGTGCAGCAGTTTGTCGCCGCTCCCGTGCAACAGGCGCCGGTGGCTGCCGCCGCGGCAGCTGTCGCGGCGCCCGTGGCCGAATTGCCGGCCCCGGCTGCTGCGGCCATGCCCGCGGGCCACACGGTCAAGTCGCCCATGGTAGGCACGTTCTACCGTGCCTCCAGCCCTGGTGCCAAGCCTTTTGTCGAGGTAGGCAGCCAGGTCAAGGAAGGCGAAACCATCTGCATCATCGAGGCCATGAAGATCCTCAACGAGATCGAGGCCGACAAGTCGGGCACCGTCACGCGCATCCTGGGCGAGAACGGCCAGGCGGTCGAATACGGTCAACCGCTGTTCATCATCGAATAA
- a CDS encoding TlpA family protein disulfide reductase, whose product MSHSSVEPGVDSSQALQASRRRLFLWGAGAAAGLAGAGLAAWRLRVADAQADQPQALWDASFEGVGGETLQMASMRGRPLLLNFWATWCPPCVQELPLLNAFYGEHRAKGWQVLGLAIDQPANVQKFLQRMPLDFPVVLGGLGGAELSRGLGNDKGGLPFTVMFAADGSISKRKIGQLTEKDLESWFKSV is encoded by the coding sequence ATGAGCCATTCATCCGTCGAGCCTGGTGTTGATTCGTCGCAGGCGCTGCAGGCCTCGCGTCGTCGCTTGTTCCTGTGGGGGGCCGGCGCGGCGGCCGGCCTGGCCGGGGCGGGCCTGGCCGCGTGGCGCTTGCGGGTCGCCGACGCGCAGGCGGATCAGCCGCAGGCCCTGTGGGACGCCAGCTTCGAGGGGGTTGGCGGCGAGACGTTGCAGATGGCCTCCATGCGTGGCCGCCCCTTGCTGTTGAACTTCTGGGCCACCTGGTGCCCGCCCTGCGTGCAGGAGCTGCCCCTGCTGAACGCCTTTTACGGCGAACACCGCGCCAAAGGCTGGCAGGTGCTTGGCCTGGCTATCGATCAGCCGGCCAATGTGCAAAAATTCCTGCAACGCATGCCGCTGGACTTTCCCGTGGTGTTGGGCGGCCTCGGCGGAGCCGAGCTGTCGCGTGGCTTGGGCAACGACAAGGGAGGGCTGCCATTTACGGTGATGTTTGCCGCAGATGGCAGCATATCGAAGCGTAAAATAGGCCAGTTGACGGAGAAAGATCTGGAAAGCTGGTTCAAGAGCGTGTAA
- the mpl gene encoding UDP-N-acetylmuramate:L-alanyl-gamma-D-glutamyl-meso-diaminopimelate ligase, producing the protein MHIHILGICGTFMGGLAALAREAGHRVTGCDSGVYPPMSDQLRALGIELIEGYGAEQLALAPDMFVVGNVVSRARLADGSPKFPLMEAILDAGAPYTSGPQWLAEQVLTGRHVLAVAGTHGKTTTTSMLAWILECAGLAPGFLVGGVPMNFGISARLGSLAAGQERPLFVIEADEYDTAFFDKRSKFVHYRPRTAVLNNLEFDHADIFDDLAAIERQFHHLVRTVPPSGRVVFNGLEESLARVLHAGCWSAVASFGAAVSDFSARGEPHDFEVLQRGEPVARVRWGLSGTHNQLNALAAIAAAEHVGVAPDQAAQALARFENVKRRMELRGQVRGISVYDDFAHHPTALRTTLDGLRRRVGPEARILAAFEPRSNTMKLGTMKAQLPWALASADLAFCHTAGLDWDAAEALAPMGARASTAADVDQLATDLVAQARPGDHIVCMSNGSFGGIHAKLLNKLSN; encoded by the coding sequence ATGCACATACATATCCTAGGCATTTGCGGCACTTTCATGGGCGGCCTGGCCGCCCTGGCGCGCGAGGCGGGTCACCGCGTCACCGGCTGCGACAGCGGCGTCTACCCGCCGATGAGCGACCAGCTGCGCGCGCTGGGCATAGAGCTGATCGAGGGCTATGGCGCCGAGCAGCTGGCGCTGGCGCCCGACATGTTCGTCGTCGGCAACGTGGTCAGCCGCGCCCGGCTGGCCGATGGCAGCCCGAAATTCCCGCTGATGGAGGCCATTCTGGACGCGGGCGCGCCCTATACCAGCGGCCCGCAATGGCTGGCCGAGCAGGTGCTGACCGGCCGCCATGTGCTGGCCGTGGCCGGCACGCATGGCAAGACCACCACCACCTCGATGCTGGCCTGGATTCTGGAATGCGCGGGCCTGGCGCCCGGCTTTCTGGTCGGCGGCGTGCCCATGAACTTCGGCATCTCGGCGCGCCTGGGGTCGCTGGCGGCGGGACAGGAGCGGCCACTGTTCGTGATTGAGGCCGACGAGTACGACACCGCCTTCTTCGACAAACGCAGCAAGTTCGTGCACTACCGCCCGCGCACCGCCGTGCTGAACAACCTGGAGTTCGATCACGCCGACATCTTTGACGATCTGGCGGCGATCGAGCGGCAATTCCACCATCTGGTGCGCACCGTGCCGCCCTCGGGCCGGGTGGTGTTCAACGGGCTGGAGGAAAGCCTGGCGCGCGTGCTGCACGCCGGCTGCTGGAGCGCGGTAGCCAGCTTTGGGGCGGCCGTGAGCGACTTCAGCGCACGCGGCGAGCCGCATGATTTCGAGGTGCTGCAGCGCGGCGAACCGGTGGCGCGTGTGCGGTGGGGGTTGAGCGGCACACACAACCAGCTCAATGCCCTGGCGGCGATTGCTGCCGCCGAGCATGTGGGCGTGGCCCCCGACCAGGCGGCCCAGGCGCTGGCGCGCTTCGAGAACGTGAAGCGCCGCATGGAGCTGCGCGGCCAGGTGCGCGGTATCAGCGTCTATGACGACTTTGCCCATCACCCCACGGCCCTGCGCACCACGCTCGATGGCCTGCGCCGGCGCGTGGGCCCCGAGGCGCGCATCCTCGCGGCCTTCGAGCCGCGCAGCAACACCATGAAGCTGGGCACCATGAAGGCGCAGCTGCCCTGGGCCTTGGCCTCGGCCGACCTGGCCTTTTGCCACACCGCCGGGCTGGACTGGGATGCCGCCGAAGCCCTGGCGCCGATGGGCGCGCGGGCCAGCACGGCGGCAGACGTTGACCAACTGGCGACCGACCTGGTGGCGCAGGCGCGACCGGGCGACCACATCGTCTGCATGAGCAATGGCAGCTTTGGCGGCATACACGCCAAGCTGCTCAATAAACTATCAAATTAA
- a CDS encoding 3-deoxy-7-phosphoheptulonate synthase translates to MTASASSHEAWYPNVEKTSQTDDQRIEDITVLPPPEHLIRFFPIRGTEVESLIGDTRRNIQRIMSGEDDRLLVILGPCSIHNPQAALEYAQKLKAVRAQYKDQLEVVMRVYFEKPRTTVGWKGLINDPYLDGSYRIDEGLRIARQLLIDINRMGVPAASEFLDVISPQYIGDLISWGAIGARTTESQVHRELASGISAPIGFKNGTDGNIRIATDAIQSASRGHHFLSVHKNGQVAIVRTAGNKDCHVILRGGKAPNYDAESVAIACKDLAAAGLPASLMVDCSHANSSKQHERQRDVAHDIAGQIAGGSRSVFGVMIEGHLQAGAQKFTPGKDDPAKLEYGKSITDACLGWDDSVACLAELASAVQARRSV, encoded by the coding sequence ATGACCGCATCTGCCTCGAGCCACGAAGCCTGGTATCCCAACGTCGAGAAAACCAGCCAGACCGACGACCAACGCATCGAGGACATCACCGTGCTCCCCCCTCCCGAACATCTGATCCGCTTCTTCCCCATTCGCGGCACCGAGGTCGAATCGCTGATTGGCGACACGCGCCGCAACATCCAGCGCATCATGAGCGGCGAGGACGACCGCCTGCTGGTCATCCTCGGCCCCTGCTCCATCCACAACCCCCAGGCGGCGCTGGAATACGCGCAAAAGCTCAAGGCGGTGCGCGCGCAGTACAAGGATCAGCTCGAGGTGGTGATGCGCGTCTACTTCGAGAAGCCGCGCACCACTGTGGGCTGGAAGGGCCTGATCAACGACCCCTACCTGGATGGCAGCTACCGCATCGACGAGGGCCTGCGCATCGCGCGCCAGCTGCTGATCGACATCAACCGCATGGGCGTGCCGGCAGCGAGCGAGTTTCTGGACGTGATCAGTCCGCAGTACATCGGCGACCTGATCAGCTGGGGCGCCATCGGCGCGCGCACCACCGAAAGCCAGGTGCATCGCGAGCTGGCCTCCGGCATCTCGGCGCCCATCGGCTTCAAGAATGGCACCGACGGCAACATCCGCATCGCCACCGACGCCATCCAGTCCGCCAGCCGCGGCCACCATTTCCTGTCGGTGCACAAGAACGGCCAGGTGGCCATCGTGCGCACCGCCGGCAACAAGGATTGCCATGTCATCCTGCGCGGTGGCAAGGCGCCCAACTACGACGCCGAGAGCGTGGCCATCGCCTGCAAGGATCTGGCGGCTGCCGGCCTGCCGGCTTCGCTGATGGTGGACTGCAGCCACGCCAACAGCAGCAAGCAGCATGAGCGCCAGCGCGACGTGGCGCATGACATCGCCGGCCAGATCGCCGGCGGCTCGCGTAGCGTGTTCGGCGTCATGATCGAGGGCCATCTGCAGGCCGGCGCGCAGAAGTTCACACCGGGCAAGGACGACCCTGCAAAGCTGGAGTACGGCAAGAGCATCACCGATGCCTGCCTGGGTTGGGACGATTCCGTGGCCTGCCTGGCCGAGCTGGCGTCCGCCGTGCAGGCGCGCCGTTCGGTGTAA
- the tldD gene encoding metalloprotease TldD: MISREPTIERLALARELLLTPFGLDESHLSRALAEIRAHQVDDADLYFQYTRAEGWSLEEGIVKTGSFSIDQGVGVRAVSGEKTAFAYSDDISQASLLDAARTVRSISAAAKGGRARVASKKIAKSRSLYPHLDPIASMDSTAKVQLLERAEQRARAKDPRVVQVMAGLASEYDVVLVARADGLLAADVRPLVRLSITVIAEQGGRREVGSAGGGGRFGLAYFSDEQIGKYVDEAVNAALVNLESRPAPAGEMTVVLGPGWPGVLLHEAVGHGLEGDFNRKGSSAFSGRIGQRVAAKGVTVLDDGTIADRRGSLNVDDEGHATQRNVLIEDGILKGYIQDAMNARLMGAQPTGNGRRESYAHIPMPRMTNTYMLAGDKDPQEIVASIKKGLYATNFGGGQVDITSGKFVFSASEAYWVENGKILYPVKGATIVGSGPESLKKVSMIGNDMRLDSGVGTCGKEGQSVPVGVGQPTLRIDGITVGGTA; the protein is encoded by the coding sequence ATGATCTCCCGCGAACCCACCATAGAACGCCTGGCCCTGGCCCGCGAGCTGCTGCTCACGCCCTTCGGCCTGGATGAATCCCACCTCTCCCGCGCGCTGGCGGAAATCCGCGCGCACCAGGTTGACGACGCCGACCTGTACTTTCAGTACACGCGCGCCGAGGGCTGGAGCCTGGAGGAGGGCATCGTCAAGACCGGGTCGTTTTCCATCGACCAGGGCGTGGGCGTACGCGCCGTCAGCGGCGAGAAGACGGCCTTTGCGTATTCCGACGACATCTCCCAGGCCTCGCTGCTCGATGCTGCCCGCACCGTGCGGTCAATTTCGGCTGCAGCCAAGGGTGGGAGAGCGCGAGTAGCTTCTAAAAAAATAGCTAAAAGCCGCTCCCTCTATCCGCATCTCGACCCCATCGCCAGCATGGACAGCACGGCCAAGGTGCAGTTGCTGGAGCGCGCCGAGCAGCGCGCCCGCGCCAAGGATCCGCGCGTGGTGCAGGTCATGGCGGGCCTGGCCAGCGAGTACGACGTGGTGCTGGTGGCGCGCGCCGACGGCCTGCTGGCGGCGGACGTGCGCCCGCTGGTGCGCCTGTCGATCACCGTGATCGCCGAGCAGGGCGGTCGGCGCGAGGTGGGCTCGGCCGGCGGCGGCGGGCGCTTCGGCCTGGCCTATTTCAGCGACGAGCAGATCGGCAAATATGTGGATGAGGCCGTCAACGCCGCCCTGGTGAACCTGGAATCGCGCCCCGCGCCGGCCGGCGAGATGACCGTGGTGCTGGGCCCGGGCTGGCCCGGCGTGCTGCTGCACGAGGCCGTGGGCCATGGGCTGGAGGGCGACTTCAACCGCAAGGGTTCGTCGGCGTTTTCCGGCCGCATTGGCCAGCGCGTGGCGGCCAAGGGCGTCACGGTGCTGGACGACGGCACCATTGCCGACCGGCGCGGCTCGCTCAACGTGGACGACGAAGGCCACGCCACGCAGCGCAATGTGTTGATCGAGGATGGCATCCTGAAGGGCTATATCCAGGACGCAATGAACGCGCGCCTGATGGGCGCCCAGCCCACCGGCAACGGCCGGCGCGAGAGCTATGCCCACATTCCCATGCCGCGCATGACCAACACCTACATGCTGGCCGGCGACAAGGATCCGCAGGAAATCGTCGCCAGCATCAAGAAGGGGCTGTACGCCACCAATTTTGGCGGCGGCCAGGTGGACATCACCAGCGGCAAGTTCGTGTTCTCGGCCAGCGAGGCCTATTGGGTGGAAAACGGCAAGATTCTCTACCCCGTCAAGGGCGCCACAATAGTCGGCAGCGGCCCCGAGTCGCTGAAAAAAGTGAGCATGATCGGCAACGACATGCGCCTTGACAGCGGCGTTGGCACCTGCGGCAAGGAGGGGCAGAGCGTGCCCGTGGGCGTGGGCCAGCCCACGCTGCGCATCGACGGCATCACCGTCGGGGGCACGGCCTGA
- the rodA gene encoding rod shape-determining protein RodA: MSTSAFDTPSLPQRILPLFRGFDWPLIGLLLLLSGIGLVAMYSSGFDHGTRFYDHGRNMLLAAGILFVVAQVPPQRLMVLAVPLYALGVALLVAVALFGITKKGATRWINVGVVIQPSEIMKIAMPLMLAWWFQKREGQLRAAEFIVAGVLLLIPVGLIMKQPDLGTSLLVMAAGLSVIFFAGLPWKLVAPPVLLGALGIALIVWYEPQLCADGVRWSVLRDYQQQRICTLLDPTRDPLGKGFHIIQGMIAIGSGGVWGKGFMSGTQTHLEFIPERTTDFIFAAFSEEFGLAGNLVLICCFILLVWRALVIAAHAGTLFGRLMAGAVAVIFFVYSFVNMGMVSGILPVVGVPLPFVSYGGTAMVTLGLALGVLMSVARAQHQPDEDPPDTFQGGL, from the coding sequence ATGTCCACTTCCGCCTTCGACACGCCGTCCCTGCCGCAGCGCATCCTGCCCCTGTTCCGTGGCTTCGACTGGCCGCTGATCGGGCTGCTGCTGCTGCTGTCGGGCATAGGCCTGGTGGCCATGTACTCCTCGGGTTTTGACCATGGCACGCGCTTTTATGACCATGGGCGCAACATGCTGCTGGCGGCGGGCATTCTGTTCGTGGTGGCGCAGGTGCCGCCGCAGCGCCTGATGGTGCTGGCCGTGCCGCTGTATGCGCTGGGCGTGGCGCTGCTGGTGGCGGTGGCGCTGTTCGGCATCACCAAGAAGGGCGCCACGCGCTGGATCAACGTGGGCGTGGTGATACAGCCGAGTGAAATCATGAAGATCGCCATGCCGCTGATGCTGGCCTGGTGGTTCCAGAAGCGCGAGGGGCAGCTGCGCGCGGCGGAGTTCATCGTCGCCGGCGTGCTGCTGCTGATACCCGTGGGGCTGATCATGAAGCAGCCGGATCTGGGCACCTCGCTGCTGGTCATGGCCGCCGGCCTGTCGGTGATCTTCTTTGCCGGCCTGCCCTGGAAGCTGGTGGCGCCGCCGGTGCTGCTGGGCGCGCTGGGCATTGCGCTCATCGTCTGGTATGAACCCCAGCTGTGCGCCGACGGCGTGCGCTGGTCGGTGCTGCGCGACTACCAGCAGCAACGCATCTGCACCCTGCTGGACCCCACGCGCGACCCGCTGGGCAAGGGCTTTCACATCATCCAGGGCATGATCGCCATAGGCTCGGGCGGGGTCTGGGGCAAGGGCTTCATGTCGGGCACGCAGACGCATCTGGAGTTCATACCCGAGCGCACCACCGACTTCATCTTCGCCGCCTTCTCCGAAGAGTTCGGCCTGGCGGGCAACCTGGTGCTGATCTGCTGCTTCATCCTGCTGGTGTGGCGCGCCCTGGTGATCGCCGCCCACGCCGGCACGCTGTTTGGCCGCCTGATGGCCGGCGCCGTGGCGGTGATCTTCTTTGTCTACTCGTTCGTGAACATGGGCATGGTCAGCGGCATCCTGCCCGTGGTTGGTGTGCCATTGCCGTTTGTCAGCTATGGCGGCACGGCCATGGTCACGCTGGGGCTGGCGCTAGGGGTGCTGATGTCGGTGGCGCGCGCCCAGCACCAGCCCGACGAGGATCCGCCAGACACCTTCCAGGGCGGGCTGTAG
- a CDS encoding YqiA/YcfP family alpha/beta fold hydrolase yields MTTTHLLYLHGFRSSPQSAKARLTAERVAAQHPGVFFWCPQLPPSPRAAMALVAASIAHWPQGTGMAVIGSSLGGYYASWVASQARCKSVLLNPAVQPARDLARHIGEQTSWHDPEERFFFRPEFVDELQALDVSHLPPAAPELLIAAQGDELLDWREMVARYPQAQQRVLEGGDHALSSFPQQLAEVLRFCDLAP; encoded by the coding sequence ATGACCACCACCCATCTGCTCTACCTGCACGGCTTTCGCTCCTCACCCCAGTCCGCCAAGGCCCGCCTGACGGCCGAGCGCGTGGCCGCCCAACACCCAGGCGTGTTCTTCTGGTGCCCGCAGCTGCCGCCTTCGCCGCGCGCGGCCATGGCGCTGGTGGCGGCCAGCATCGCCCATTGGCCCCAGGGCACGGGCATGGCGGTGATCGGCTCGTCGCTGGGCGGCTACTACGCCAGCTGGGTGGCAAGCCAGGCACGCTGCAAGAGCGTGCTGCTCAACCCCGCCGTGCAGCCGGCGCGCGACCTGGCGCGCCATATTGGCGAGCAGACCAGCTGGCATGACCCGGAGGAACGCTTTTTCTTCCGCCCCGAATTCGTGGACGAGTTGCAGGCGCTGGACGTGAGCCACCTGCCCCCGGCCGCGCCCGAGCTGCTGATCGCCGCCCAGGGCGACGAACTGCTGGACTGGCGCGAGATGGTGGCGCGCTACCCGCAGGCGCAGCAGCGCGTGCTGGAGGGTGGCGACCATGCGCTGAGCAGCTTCCCCCAGCAGCTGGCCGAGGTGCTGCGCTTCTGCGACCTGGCCCCGTAG
- a CDS encoding ribonuclease catalytic domain-containing protein encodes MHALFDDAGKFLAGRILSETDSSAQIELDSGKRVKAKGANILLKFDKPAPAELLAQARDIAAGIELPLAWEFAPEDEFGFADLAREYFSANCPVTEQAGMLLALFDAPHYFRRAGKGRFKKAPADILAQALAGIEKKKQLQAQIDGWAAELAAGSCPQPIREQLYKILFRPDKNTPEYKAVVEASRAAHRAPLDLLQAAGAIDSPYQFHWKRFLFENFPKGTAFPPLAAPQPPQDLPLADVQAYSIDDSQTTEIDDALSVRGLGTGQVTVGIHIAAPGLAIQPGGDLDKLGRQRLSTVYMPGYKITMLPDEVVQIYTLDEGRANPAVSLYATIDEATLAITATETRLERVPVTVNLRHDQLDHIVTEAWLGDASIQHENTPQALLELREQLSFLYRLAKQLKAGREQVRGKPETFNRPDYNFRLSAARPPEGANAPQGGSAASAAASVGGVQPCNGKAEPQGSETVQISTRQRGAPLDLIVAEAAIVANSHWGQMLAEHGVPGIYRSQASLAPGIKVRMGTKALPHAGIGVKSYAWATSPLRRYVDLVNQWQIIACARHGKTAALAAPFKPKDAELFSIISSFDATYGAYNGYQAGMERFWTLKYLQQNAITELDATVIKEGMHGGFLVRADSLPLVLPVLGAQGLARGARVRVKLGEIDEITLDVNGTLIARLDDPLDASDDGPVDEDEEDTVAGPIAIAVDINETDGAGSEPGTGQPG; translated from the coding sequence ATGCATGCACTGTTCGACGACGCCGGCAAATTCCTCGCCGGCCGCATCCTCTCCGAAACCGACAGCTCGGCGCAGATCGAGCTGGACTCCGGCAAACGCGTCAAGGCCAAGGGCGCCAACATCCTTTTGAAGTTCGACAAGCCGGCCCCCGCCGAGCTGCTGGCGCAGGCGCGCGACATCGCCGCCGGCATCGAGCTGCCACTGGCCTGGGAATTCGCCCCCGAGGACGAGTTCGGCTTTGCGGATCTGGCGCGCGAGTACTTCTCTGCCAACTGCCCGGTGACCGAGCAGGCCGGCATGCTGCTGGCTCTGTTTGATGCGCCGCATTACTTCAGGCGCGCGGGCAAGGGCCGCTTCAAGAAGGCCCCGGCCGACATCCTGGCCCAGGCGCTGGCGGGCATCGAGAAGAAGAAGCAGCTCCAGGCGCAGATCGACGGCTGGGCCGCAGAACTTGCGGCCGGCAGCTGCCCGCAGCCGATACGCGAGCAGCTCTACAAGATCCTGTTCCGCCCGGACAAGAACACGCCCGAGTACAAGGCCGTGGTCGAGGCCAGCCGCGCCGCGCACAGGGCGCCGCTCGATCTGCTGCAGGCCGCGGGCGCCATCGACTCGCCCTACCAGTTCCACTGGAAGCGCTTTCTGTTCGAGAACTTCCCCAAGGGCACGGCCTTCCCACCACTTGCCGCGCCGCAGCCGCCACAGGACCTGCCGCTGGCCGATGTGCAGGCCTATTCCATCGACGACTCGCAAACCACCGAGATCGACGACGCCCTGTCGGTGCGCGGCCTGGGCACGGGGCAGGTCACCGTGGGCATACACATTGCCGCGCCCGGCCTGGCGATACAGCCCGGCGGCGACCTGGACAAGCTGGGCCGCCAGCGCCTGTCCACGGTCTACATGCCGGGCTACAAGATCACCATGCTGCCCGACGAGGTGGTGCAGATCTACACCCTGGACGAGGGCCGCGCCAACCCGGCCGTGTCGCTGTACGCGACCATCGACGAGGCGACGCTGGCCATCACCGCCACCGAGACGCGCCTGGAGCGCGTGCCGGTCACCGTGAACCTGCGCCACGACCAGCTCGACCACATCGTCACCGAAGCATGGCTGGGCGATGCAAGCATTCAGCATGAAAATACGCCGCAGGCCTTGCTGGAACTGCGTGAACAGCTATCTTTTTTATATCGTCTGGCAAAACAGCTCAAGGCCGGGCGCGAACAGGTGCGCGGCAAGCCCGAGACCTTCAACCGGCCGGACTACAACTTCCGCTTGAGCGCCGCACGGCCGCCCGAAGGCGCGAACGCCCCCCAGGGGGGCAGCGCAGCCAGCGCAGCGGCAAGCGTGGGGGGCGTCCAGCCTTGCAACGGCAAGGCCGAGCCCCAGGGCAGCGAGACGGTGCAGATCAGCACGCGCCAGCGCGGCGCGCCGCTCGATTTGATCGTGGCCGAGGCCGCCATCGTCGCCAACAGCCATTGGGGCCAGATGCTGGCCGAGCATGGCGTGCCCGGCATCTACCGCAGCCAGGCCAGCCTGGCCCCCGGCATCAAGGTACGCATGGGGACCAAGGCGCTGCCGCACGCCGGCATTGGCGTCAAGAGCTACGCCTGGGCCACATCACCGCTGCGCCGCTATGTGGATCTGGTGAACCAGTGGCAGATCATTGCCTGCGCGCGCCATGGCAAGACGGCCGCACTGGCCGCGCCGTTCAAGCCGAAGGACGCCGAGCTGTTCTCCATCATCAGCAGCTTTGACGCCACCTACGGCGCCTACAACGGCTACCAGGCCGGCATGGAGCGCTTCTGGACGCTGAAATACCTGCAGCAAAACGCCATCACCGAGCTGGACGCCACCGTCATCAAGGAGGGCATGCACGGCGGCTTTCTGGTGCGCGCCGACAGCCTGCCGCTGGTGCTGCCGGTGCTCGGCGCCCAGGGCCTGGCGCGCGGCGCGCGCGTGCGCGTGAAGCTGGGCGAGATCGACGAGATCACGCTGGACGTGAACGGCACGCTGATCGCGCGCCTGGACGACCCGCTGGATGCCAGCGACGACGGCCCCGTGGACGAGGACGAGGAAGACACCGTGGCCGGCCCTATCGCCATTGCCGTGGACATCAACGAAACCGATGGGGCGGGCAGCGAGCCTGGCACCGGCCAGCCGGGATAA